The Labrus mixtus chromosome 18, fLabMix1.1, whole genome shotgun sequence DNA segment CCAGGGCCGCCCAGAGGACAGCAGACCCCAAAAATGGGGCGCAAGTgtaagccctgtttccaccaagcggtccggtccGGTTCACcggtaaaccctgaacttgctcacgtttccacagccaacagtcagctgtgtaatagtgtgacatcatggagcacgctattaattaagttcaatgaagaagaagaacgggacCCTTTAGGGTCAGATCGGTACCCTCAGAACCCCAACAGAACGGTACCAAAAACGTAGGACTGtacggatcccttattttggtaccattccaaaCTTCTGATGGTGGAAAagccaaactgaactgaactgaaccgcttggtggaaacaggtcTGATGTCTCCTCGTggatttaaagctgcagtgtttCAACAAGTCAAACAAAGAGCGGATAATTATCTTTATTCTCTTCGTAccttttcttcagatttttatttatttatattttatttcatgttgtgtgtattcttgtatgtttaaaacattatatataaaaatatgccaggatgaacaaaatatgtgatgaaatatgaaaacttgtaatgtagtaaaacagcctgcaataaagtatttaaaaaaaaattcaaaaatctGTGGAGCGGCTGAAGTGTGAGAGTTTCCTTCTTCTTTGTAGACGTTTTGAGTTTTCTCCTGTTAATATTTTGTAGCAGAGTTGAAGCGTCTGGTTGCATATTAAATAAATTAGAAGGACTTTGAATCTGCTCTCACAATGCTTCAGATTATTAGGCTGGTGCTGCCGTCGATGTTTAACATGTgtaggtgttcaggtgttcacaAAGAGCTTTAATTCTTAGATGTAAAATCAGGATGTGCAGCGACTCgtttcaaaacatttaaaaagtttcaGTGGTTATGATGTGAGTCACTCTCCCCTCTGATGAAAACAGATgaataagaacaacaacaggATGTATCGACCGCTTATATCCACCAATGACAGCGAGACCTTTGCAAGTTTGAAATAAGGAAGTTGGTGTAGTTCGCACGCTCAGCagggggggggaataaaaaaCATCCTTAAGTTGTGTTGAAATCGTCTCAGCCTGCAGAGAAAACTGTGCACATGTAATCCTCCTGAACAAGTTCATTGCACAAGAACacaaccaccccccccccaccccccacacactGTAACGTGTTGCCACCTTGTTTTACAGGCTGGTTTGACAGTTTACCGTCAGTGTCAACAAGTCAGCGCAAACAGAGGGTTAAAGAGGTGACACCCAGGCTGCAGCTTTGATCGCCCCGGGGTGGGGTATCAAACAGGGCAAGGCTGAGGTGGATTCACAAAGAAGGAGATTGTAACAGGATGGGTGGGGTAGTTTTTAAAGCAGCTctgccgggggggggggggggggggatcatttAGTCCTGTTATAGATTTATTCATGCACAGATTCAGTCTACATTCATACACCTGAAATTGAATTGTAAAAAAAGTAGCAGCAGAGTTTTTCTAGCTGTAAACAAACCCCTGATTAGCTGCTGTGGCTAACACGTTAGCACATGAAATGATCAGCCGATGAGAACAAGTTTTCATctcagtcatgttttctttcacacaGCTGAATATgaatcttatagttctccttgTAGCGCTGTAAATACCTGGTTATGTAGCGGCTAAATGCTAAACCAGCTACTCGCTTACGTTCTCTGTTTGTAGCTGTAGTGTTTAGCAAGCTAACAGTCAGGTAAGGTTGGTCCAACACCTGTTTTAAGTGACATTTCCTGACTGAACAAGTTTGCACAACTTAAATTCATCAAATCACAATCTTACAAGACGACCAGCTTTCCAAATAAGCAGCAAAAACCATCAATTCTTTATTTCAGCTAATGTAGCTATCAAACAAAGAACATCTTTCAGAGCAAGCAACTCATTGAAAACCTTCTGGAAACAGTTCAAGTTTTCTCTTTCACAAATTCTCGTCCCCGTTGCCTTTGTGGTCTCTCCAGCTCCGGCTCCTAATTGGAtggacgaaaaaaaaaaaaaacctgcagcaggCCCACAAAGGACTCATCTACATCTTTAAACAACGACTGCTGGGGGGGAAAGTGGAGCTTTTCTTGGGAGGGAATCCTGCAAGTGTTGCATTATGTATGCATCGTCGTGTAAAGGTGCGAGGCCTCTTACACCTCAGCTACCAGCCAATTAGGAGCCTCGCTCAGACAAAGGAGGCGGCTTGATGTGAATGGAACAGACTCATTGACAAATACATGTAAAGATCACTGAATGAAAAACATGGTTTGGCTAAATTAttccattttctgtttctccattttgtgttgttttggctCAACTCTCCAAACACAAGGAAACCCTTCTTCTTTGGGAGTTTCTTTCTCTCATGCACAGCAGGGAAGCGTCTCATTTTTGTGCACATtaaagcaaatgtttgtcaCATTTGACTACACATTTTCAAAGCAGGTGGCCCGGGGTTCGACTTTTAGACCTTCAGCACTTTGCTGCTAATTTGCAATACTCATCCCCATCTCAGGACGAGTGTTGCACATTAGCATCAAATATAAACACTTTGACAGTTGCATTGGATAgctgtttgttagtttgtgtgttagtgtatttGTCCCTATCagataaaacatcaaatatatttaattccCTAAGTCGTTTttagttttctgcaagtgtgaaatccACTCCCTTATgctcatttcctcctcctctgtggttATTTCTTCATTCAATAAAAGAACGAATAAATCTtctaaaaacaaagtaaacatgtttcctcTCAGTTGCTTTAGTCTCCAAAGAATGTGACACTTCTTTCATTTTGTGAGGTCGTCATGTGCAGGATAATCCGTGTAATTGTTCAAATCTGCTGCAGCAATCACGTGCATTGACACATGTGGAGGTGTGGGTCGTATTGTTGAGATCTTGAGGAGTTATCATGCAAAACGCTCGTTGTTTATCCTGagattaaaaacataattaagtCAAGATCTCCAGCAAACAACCAGAAATGACTCATTATCAAAACAACTAGTATGTAAGGATGTTTGTCTGCTGACAGCTTgttaaagtattttaaacacagcagaagTCTGGTTCAGTTAACTTCACGTGTCACTGTAAATATGCAGAAATGGCCGGTTTAGAAATtaggaaacaacaaaataactcagatcagatttttttaatactttattgcAGGCAACATTAtaagttgtcatatttcatcacatattttgttcatcctggcacatttttataaatattttttaaagctactagaatacacacaacatgaaataaaataaaataaataaaaatccaaagaaaagaaaaaatataattaaattaaggtttagagaaaaaaaaaaggaaataataatactaataagaaaaatactactactattattattattattattattattaataataataataataataataataataataatacatttattaataaagaggacattttgatgttgattcTGACACATGATTGAAAGGTTGAGGATGTTGCTTTTGGGCTGTTTCCTGAAATGCGTCTGTGCTGAAAACTTCTAAATGTGTCAAGAAATGTGTGAAAGCATTTAAATGAATCTGTATCATTTATCAGCCAGAGGGATCGGGGAGAACTAGGTGACTTTCAGTTGGAGTTGCAAACAGCCACTCGAGTCAGCTGGAAACTTGTTGGCTGTAAATGAGTCTTCAGGCCTCGCTCGGTGGAATGCAAACAAAAGCCTGAACGCTCTCTTTCCCATGCCCACATGGCCGCTGGGAAACTGCCTGATTTCAAACTTTGGTGTTCAGCCAGAAGGAAGGGAGTCGCACTTCTGTAACCTCTCTATCAGATCGTCACGTTTTTACAGCACGAGGTggctctgattttcttttttttgcgcCTGTCAGGGCACGCCAGAGGAAAGTCTGACTCCACACACAGTCACTCCCTCTGCatgcaggaatgtgtgtgtgtgtgtgtgtgtgtgtgtgtgtgtgtgtgtgtgagagagagcgggggcacgtgctgcagcagacagagagaccaCTCCCTAGGTCAGCCAGAGAGGGAAATTTGAAAAACAGGAACCGCTGTGTGCGAGGGAAAAACGTGCCGCTGCCACATGCAGGAGAGGAAAGCAAACACAGGAGGCCAGATGTTCTACTTTTAGAGCtcagacgaggaggagggacaaGTTATGTAGGTCACAACTCTGATTCAAAGCAAAGAGCCTTCCTTTAGTCTGGACTGTGGAACAATATCACAAGttttaaagcaaataaaaggAGGATTTTCTTTCTTACATGTCAGGAAACTGTGAAAAAGACGCATCACAACTTCCCAAATCTTTAATCTTTAGGCGACTGAATTACACATTTAAGAGGTTTAGACTGTAAAACAAcaagtgtttaaaaaagttAACGGAGTAAAGAAACCTTCTGAAACGATTAGACTTCAGTTGTCAAACTTTTTGATtctttcaaacttttaaaaacgtcTCTATTACTTTAATAATCCACAGCATCAACAAGAACCAAAGCTTAAAACAACTTTACAtagtcagtcttttttttaacccaaatctgccgagagagagagagagagagagagagaaagagagagagagaaagagagagagagagaaagagagagagagagagagagagagagagagagagagaagagagagagagagaaagagaaagagagagagagagaaagagagagagagagagagagagagaaagagagagagagaaagagagagaaagaaagagagagagaaagagagagagagagagagagagagagagagagagaaagagagagagagagaaagagaaagagagagagagagaaagagagagagagaaaaagagagagagagaaagagagagagagagctgatagtgtgcaggagtttgcttgccaTCTCTCCTTATTAATACTGGGTTcctcagacttttatttttgttgccatggtttccaaACTAGTATCAATATTGATTTTTCTcagtatcatatcaaagttttaaattctAGTATCATGAAAacttaaatacaaacacattaaatggTTTGAACAGGTGAAAGTTTGGCCTTTTAGTTACCTGCACTGATTGAGTGGTTAGTTAGAaatgtttaaacctttaaaattaaaaagacacACTTCCTTTGGAGGGGGCTGGATCCAAAACAAGATCAACACACCAAGGAGCCTTTCAGGAAGTGATTCATGACGTACAAAGAACAGCAGACTGAGGCCTCGTCAACACAGGAAAGATtttctgtgtttacctgtcGTACACAAACGGCATTTTAGGTCTCTGTAAACTCTCCTttagtaaaactccttccagggtgaagatgttcagattTTTATGTTTAGACGTGGAGAGCAGAGTTTGGTTCttgtaacacttttttttttttactgagcagCAGGTTTGTGACAGATGGGAATACATCATGCTGTGACATCATCGTGCTGCGCTGTCACTattgtttacatgagattagcgCCGGTGCTAACGTTGCTTACTGGACTTTagacatgctcacacatacagacagttACTCTCTCACTATGCCAACGAGCTGAAACGCCTGAATGGACGACTGAGTGTTGtttgaagcagcagtgacctccgtGGTTTTGGGCGAGACCCGGTCAGACTCCGGGGTAGTGGGccaactttgaaaatgaaatggtagTTTAAGAGGAATGGTgagaacatttttacatgtCAAGGACAGCGGTGTGTGgaaagaattatttttttaaactggagaAAATCTTAGTTTTGAAAGAAATACATGTGGACTAAAACTAAGAAACAACGTCAGACTCAGTTTTTACTTTAGATCACTGCCATGTGTAGTTCAGCTCAGTCAGAATCGACAAAGGAGTGGAAATACTGTTGAGCTGAGAACATAATGACGCAGTAGGAGCTCGTGCAGAAAGTCTGTGGTCATGCAACAGGATACAAAAATGTCACCAGCCCACCTCCTGATAGCTCGGAGTGAATTCTCTGAATATTTCCTCCTGCGTTCTCAAGTTAGCTCACCATGAAAACATTAGTGCAAGGGTGAAATCACCAGGAGATTTTAAACTTGCATCTTCTGTAGATTGCGTTCAAAGGATATTTAGTCCCAACACATTCACAACTCCAGCCcccaaaaaagaagagaagatcgGTCACATTTGAACACACATTGGCTCTTTATTTCAACAGCTCCCCCACGAGCCCAAACCAAAACATTCAAACCACCCTGTTCATTGTAAAACAGACatcagctctgcagaggagaagacatttttctctcaaaaaatcaaaagggaaacaaagcaaaacaaagaaatgtgaatCCTCGTACACTTTGCTGACCTGCagcatcagaagaagaaaaaaaatctcactgcAAAGTTAACAGGTAGTCGGTTTGCTTTGGCATCTTCTGAcccaggaagagagaaaaaaacaaaaaaactcaccaAGCACTGCGACTGATCAGGAAgcaaaggaaaaataaaaaagctcgGCATTTATTGACTTGACATTAAAATATCCAATTTGCATTTTTGGGACGCCTAGAGAAAGGCGCGCACCGAGGGAATCGAAGTGTTTATacaattcattaaaaacaaaaacgttataaatgcagaatatttaaaaaaaaaaaaaaaagcacctcgCAACGCTCGCTTTAAATTAAGTGCTTAAATAAGGAggggacataaaaaaacacaacaatgagcaAAGAAAATATAAACTGGCAGTGTGGTGGTGTTATTGCGACGTGGCGGTGATCTGTTGTgcataataaaagataaaacaggCAGTAGGTCCGAGTGGTTTTAAAACGATCGTCAAGCTGCACCTCAGGCTTCTCTTCACATTTGCATAAATAACTAACTTTGCTAAAGCCGGGTGGAACTTCACGAGGCTCTGTAATCCAAAAGGGTTCTTCCTGGCAGGTGGGGGGTGAGGTGAAGCCCCAGGCTCTCGAGGGGAGTCAGTCCTCTGTCAGTtcagggggggggaggaggtggtggtgtgtttagaggcagttttttttttttacagaatttaCGAGGCGCTCACAGCTTCTTCAGTCGGCTGTACATGTCTCTCTTGCTGCGCTCGCCCGCCCAGGTGCGGCTCTTGAGGCGGAACTTCCTCAGGTCCTCCTTGAAGTCCTCGTGGTGCATGGGCCGGTAGGACTGAGGTTCACATTGTGTCTGCGCAGAAGGAGAACGACAAGAGGTCAAACTACTGAAatctcctcttcaacatgtgtgtgaagtttcttgttctaaatccactctgatcctgtatttgatcatgtctataaacccctctatttcagccctgctcagaacagactgtttctgtacctttaaatatgtaaatgagctgtgtctgaccacgccccctctctggaagggcttgggtgtactcgggctttctcgctccatgtcctattgtttacggtgagaaggcagactcagggcagaacaaacacctagctgtgggagtgtcacccacctgggggaggggctactgccctttgtgatgtcatgaagggaaaatctccaaacggcctgtttgagcacacattttctgaaaagtggagcaggcagaagacggagaggatggacttttctcatcattggggggtttgtagacggactagagacacatgttagagttagaggaacatggagtgTGTTTTGTCtaagatgtgacctttaaagggttaaaagaaTCCCTTAACCATGACGAGTTAGgaaaatgctttaaaatgctcaacagtgaccgcccactttttcAGCAGCTCTGGTTCAGGAAGTAAATTTCCCCCTTTGAATCCTTTGCTGACATTTCAGAAATCccttaaattaatatttttaagCTGGGAAATGAGCCAATCAGCGACCAGAACACTCGAGACTATGAAACATCTGATTCAGCgcaacatcaaaaaaaaaaaaaaaactagcccGCAGAGTTCTGAATATCACAACAAACCTGGAAATGAGGGAAGAAGTCTTTGTATCCGCCCTTGAGGATGTAGAGCTCGGGGTAGTGGAGGTTTGGATACTCGTTCATGGCGCGGTCTCGCTCCCTGACGAAGCGGCACATCCTGGGGCCGCGCTCCGACGAGAACTCGCAGTGGAAAATGATGACGATGCGTTTGTCAGCGCAGGACGGGATGACGGGCGATTTGAGCAGAAAGTCCTGGACCTGATCCTCCTGGTGCAGGTTCAGAGCCCCCTGAGGAGACGGGACACAAACATCAAGACTTTGAGTTTGACAAAGACCAGGATGTAAGTCGGAAACAGTCGAGCAGCATgaatgacatgaacacacatatagttatttctgtttgtcaaagtgcatgctgggagattCCTCACCTTGATGTGTCCGCCCTCGAACTCGTACGGGTAGCGGCAGTCGATGACGATGACTCGCTCCACTAGATGATTAAACTGGCCGGACACGGCTGAAACcatctgaggaaaaaaaacacatttaatattcAAGCTGGAAAATCTGTTGAATATTTATTCTAACACAGATCGACACCGAGTGGAAACAAAAGCCAGAATATTTCTGAGTTGAATCTACGATGGAGACAGTTCTGCAACAGCTATATTTTAAAATCCCTCGTTAGTTTGGCGTTTTAAGGCCAcgtgtgtccacctagcgttttctCCAGGCAGAAATGCGCTGGATGCGGTTCTGGGAGCGCTTGCATGAAGAGTTTATGCAATGAGAAGAAAATCTCTGCACGcccatcctgtctctatgacaacggccgctgtatgaccgacactgctcagTAACTATTTATATTCCCCGATCAGACATGGAGCGATGGGAATGTCGTACATTTTGGAAAAGAgagccggtgacgtcaacagcaccttcctgaaaagtttaaagattttgaACTTGAGCGCCCTCTCTCTGTGGCAGCAAACAGTCTCTACACATCAAGtctaattgaaaaaaataaataaaatccgCTAGGTGGACATGAGACCTGATTCTGCAGTTTCCTCATCCttttaaaactcaaacaatTTGCTAGTAAGTATCTGTTAACGTTCAGCCCTGTAGCAAAACTCCTACATTTACTTCGCTTGACCTTTTTGAgtcttaaagataaaaaaaaaaactctgtcaaAGCTCGTCTACTCACCACTTCTGGGTTGATGTACTTGAGGTCTTGGTGTTTGCCGTCAACTGTGGGAAGCACGAACGgctaaagacaaaaaaaaaaaaaggaggggggacATCATATTAGAAGAGTAATTTAACTAATTCACTTCTTATTCagcagataattcctcttcttTACCTTGGTGAAGTCTCCTATTAGCTCATTGGAGCAGTCTTCACCGTCCAGCAGCTTCTCGATGTCCGTCTGGCAGAAGGACTTGGACCTCTGCAGCAGCgagcagctctgcaggaagaAGGGGGAGAAACTTCAGGAGGACAGTAAGACATGGAGGATCATCTGTAGCCCGTTCTtatctcctctgctctgttctCTTGTCTCTAAACTACATGACGGCTTTGAAAACTGATGGGTTGTAGCAGGTAATGAGGCCTCACCGTTCTTGGAGAATCGGGGTTTTGTTCCAGCGTTGTGACCTGCGTTCCCGCCAGGCTGCGACGCCTCTTCACCCTGACCGGTGTGTTTTCGTCTGTGGGGCAGTCGGGACGCTTCGCAGAGGGACGGGACATCGGGCTGGGCATGGAGGGGGAACGAAACAGGCTGCGGGGGCGGCAGCGGTTCACCGGCTGAAAGGGGGGGGGACATTGAAATCATTACACATGAGACACGCCTGATGAAGCTTCTGCTTTCCTTCTGAATGAAACGTTTAAGGGTTAAAGATTTCAGACTTACAGAGTCTTCTCCTCCACTGTCAGACACCAGAGGGGCGTGAAGCAGACTGGCCATTCCCATCGGCATCCCACAGTCGTTCTGTAGGTTAAAGAGAGCGTCGTCAGATATTGAACAGATTGCAGTGAAATCGATCAAGTTTCATTCTGAtttctcaaaaatgttttcctgaTCAGACAATTTGTGATGAAATGTATTTGACTGATACATGCTCTCTATTGATGTCTGTTAGTGACAGCGCCTCACCTCCATGTTGTCATCCATCACCTCCAGGAAGCcgtcatcgtcgtcgtcgtTTAGCGAGGAAGTGAGGGAGGAGCGCCGCAGGAACATGGGGCTGGAGTCCTGAAAGTCCAGCTGCTGGATCGGAGGATGCGAAGAAAACTGGAGAAGAGGGGAAAGATCGGCTTGTTAGCATCTTATTAGGACTGTGTAGCTAACCCATAGCTGTGTGCTTCATATTCTCCtccatacattttaaaaacgtaCCATGAGGGCCGGTGCTGAGCTGGGACGGCGGGCAAACGCGTCCTTTGATTGTCCGCTGTTGAAGGAGCGAACGCGACAACGTGACACCGGCTTGGTCGGTTTCTTGAATTCAAAGCCCTCCTGAAAGAAAAATTATCTTTTAGAGAGTtccaacacttttaaaaaaaccttcaaaaccTAAAACATTTGCTGTAATATATTCCTGCAGGCTTCAAACTCAGGAATAGATGATTTCCTGTGTTGGAGTTGATTTCCTTTTAAACACTTTGCAAAAAATCAGTTCTAActttcagtgaaaaaaaaagtaagaaataaaattttaagcaaaatgaaacaaatgccattgccatggcaacaagtCATACCGCTTAAATTCTATACTGGGTTACCGTGTaggtgttctttttttaaggtttgagAAAATATCGCGACACTCACCTCGGGCATGTTCTCCTTGTTTTCGCGCTGGGAGCCCGAGGACGCCGGTATCTGCGAGGGCTGCTGGCCGAATATTCCGTATCTGTGGGAGTCCGATTCCTGTCCCTTCAGAGACGGACTGAAGCTCAGGAGCTGgacctgaggagaggagaggagagacgctCGGTTAGTGCTGAACGAGTCGACATAGAGGAAAAACTTGAACATCAGCCGAATATGGGACCGCTTCAAATGAAACACGAGACAGATCTACTCACTGGTAATGAATTGATTCTTCTAATTGGCATCTTCCTATAATCGTGAGAGAAAggacaatcaatcaataaagatCAAATCAACACACAGATGGTTTCAGTTTGAGGAGTAAAATGCTCCTCGGAGAACACCAGTTATTGGTTTTTAAGGGTCTTTGATTGGAAGGGAACTTACTCGTTGACGACTCTGCTCGACTGCTGAATGGCCCTTTCAAATCTGTAACAAGAAATCACAAATTATAAAAgattcaaaagaagaagaagctggaaGGAAGTCGGGCTGCAACTTGAGAGCATTGTGTGACATCAAGAACACAAACCAGAAAAAAGGGACAAATTGAGACTGCTTTTTGAGTAATCTGTTTAAATTCAAATT contains these protein-coding regions:
- the cdc25b gene encoding M-phase inducer phosphatase 2; the encoded protein is MESINSFGCTSPVSSGLKRRPDAIPGLSSLSLPEMSTKNGHCKNLFSPGPASVLSPVTNLALDLNNWAGLGSQCDTPKRRKHAPLEKVPSFGSDVSSDAGLGMDLPSPMDAVEMDDAFERAIQQSSRVVNEKMPIRRINSLPVQLLSFSPSLKGQESDSHRYGIFGQQPSQIPASSGSQRENKENMPEEGFEFKKPTKPVSRCRVRSFNSGQSKDAFARRPSSAPALMFSSHPPIQQLDFQDSSPMFLRRSSLTSSLNDDDDDGFLEVMDDNMENDCGMPMGMASLLHAPLVSDSGGEDSPVNRCRPRSLFRSPSMPSPMSRPSAKRPDCPTDENTPVRVKRRRSLAGTQVTTLEQNPDSPRTSCSLLQRSKSFCQTDIEKLLDGEDCSNELIGDFTKPFVLPTVDGKHQDLKYINPEVMVSAVSGQFNHLVERVIVIDCRYPYEFEGGHIKGALNLHQEDQVQDFLLKSPVIPSCADKRIVIIFHCEFSSERGPRMCRFVRERDRAMNEYPNLHYPELYILKGGYKDFFPHFQTQCEPQSYRPMHHEDFKEDLRKFRLKSRTWAGERSKRDMYSRLKKL